The following is a genomic window from Anticarsia gemmatalis isolate Benzon Research Colony breed Stoneville strain chromosome 22, ilAntGemm2 primary, whole genome shotgun sequence.
AGGACTATTACGGACTTGATAATAGGTGGCTTGTCCGCTTGGAAGTCGGAGTTACAGTATCATACTAAGCGCTGTTTGGAGCTGAATGTTGATGAAGAAGAAATTTGGAAGGATCTGTGGCAAGCGTACAGTGACTTGATGGAAGCATTTAATATATTCAAGACTGTGTTCCAAATCTCagtaaggtttttttttaagtttctgttGAACAAACAAgtttgtttctttaatttttctttcagtaaaatattctttaatttacTTGTTTCAGGTTTTATTTACGACGTTAGACACGCTATTCCACGCATTACTGTACGTCCAGTCGTTTATAGAAGTTGCCCATTCTCAGAACCTAACGAATGATTTTAGTGTAAGTAACGTTAATCTATCTGTCTATTCAGTCTTTTTCTCCCTACGATTAAGTCTTCCCCCTCAGTACGCCATTTTTTACGATCAAGCGCTTGTGTCATCCATTGCAATCCTATACATTTCACGACGTCATCCAACCATTTAGATATAAGCTTTCCTTGCGTTCCATCGCCGCCAGTCCGTTACTGCTTTGGTCCACCTAACGTCTTCACATCTTGGCAAGTGCACTGCCCATTGCTATTTCAGATTGGTTGCCATTTGAAtgaagtgcgggttgaggacttggCATATCCTCAAGAACTATtagaaacattaatttaaatttttgtgtatttaattgCAGGAAGTGTTTCCATTGATCCGTTTCTTTGCTATTATCTGGGTGATAAAGAACATAGTGCTCATCAGAAAGTTCAGTATCAGTTGCGACCAGTTGTACAACACAGTTAACGATGTTGATGCTGATTGCTGTCAGTTGTTGGGCATCAACCAAGACTTAAGTTAGTGGTATAAGCACTGCATAATATTTCAGAATTGTTTCTAAGTCGTTGTCAGGCCAATCATTTATTGCAGTATCGCTTAAAGTACTGTATACTAATCACTACAGTGTACTGTTATGGCAGCAGACTCTTCCcacaagaaataaaattatattttttttaaattcctgaATTTGTTTCTTGTTTGATTTCTCCAATCAACATGATACAATAATATGTGATTGTAAGTGCAGggatcatttaaaaataataatttagccttttatagtttatttacgtttttctataattgtaaatattttcttttttgtcatAGTCATAGTCTAGCTTAGTATAATAGAAATTTGTATCACCAAAATCCAACTCAAATACGATTGTAATACTGTCTCTGTATGGTAAAGGACAATGGCAATAAATAATAGGATTAAAATTTACTCTTCCTTTAACTATTAATTCGTCATTTCAGCGGGAAGCAAGCGTCTCTGCAAGCAAGTATTACACATGAACCGAGGGTCGTTCAGTAAGATGACTGCTTGTCGCGTGTTCACCATTGACGCGTCACTATCAAAGAATCTAGGCGGACTAGTGTGCTCTTacactattgttttattacagtttaCTGCATAGTCTTGGTTATCATCATTCACAGTTTTAGTCTACTCACTGCTAAGTACAGTGCACgcgaaaaataattatacattttatcattttcaaaagcataatttaagtattgttttaaagaagtatttaaaatgtgacagtgtacatgtacatatttttgagcctcgatatttttacttaaattggCCCATGTTATAATTCTcggttgttttttaaaaaaaatcttatctcattaatgttaaaattttaatgttaattaaggTTTTAACCaacttttatctatactaatctatactatatactataatataatatataatatttaatataatataataaagctgaagagtttgtttgtttgaacgcgctaatctcaggaactactggtccgagttgaaaaattctttcagtgttggatagtccatttatcgaggaaggctttatcatcacgctacaaccaaaaggagcagagaaccagtgaaaaatgttacaaaaacgggaaaaaatttgactcattctctcttatgtgacgcaagcgaagttgcgcgggtcagctagtaacaatataaaagaacatTGCACTATGCGTATTGACAATTCTGATTATCGTTGTTAGAtggatgaaataaaaattcaataatttttgtgatttattgaactatttgaaaatttacaaaatacacgAACAGTTAGCATAatcttactaaataaaattacaaaacaagaAGTTCTATCCATTTCCTGAAGCGACGATAACAAACCACTTAGGTATGAGCCGTTTATTAAGCTATAAATACCtatttcaattgtatttttttacgagTAATCTATCATAAATTCG
Proteins encoded in this region:
- the LOC142982818 gene encoding uncharacterized protein LOC142982818 yields the protein ILERLKDLVLFTTLDTLFHALLYVQSFIEVAHSQNLTNDFSEVFPLIRFFAIIWVIKNIVLIRKFSISCDQLYNTVNDVDADCCQLLGINQDLTGSKRLCKQVLHMNRGSFSKMTACRVFTIDASLSKNLGGLVCSYTIVLLQFTA